The segment ttccggacgacgcaatttccaacgctatatcattttttgatcgaattgatgccagaatcagttttatcacaaacgttttaccagtacctcctggcgcatccaaaaagaaaatttctccaacgttgttatcgacacaatgcattatcgtatcataaatgtctttttgttccgacgttaacttggaaatgttattttgtacatacgacaatagatcactcgtactgtaactttgttcacgatccaattctacacatgtcgaaacagcagcgatacggttaggtgaaggcattcccaaatcctgaagaggtttgtttgccaaacgtacgcacaaattttctataacaactaaagtgtagttataaatttctgatgtaaaatcaaaagtcatatctgacgtctctaactgttttcgatggagtatatcttcggacatttttgacttatatttttcccataactctgtaggagctgatggagagcaagttgttaaaatgatgccaaacaatgcacgaatttgacttggggttgacgtttcgcacgcgtcattgatgcagttatcccagtgttggtcattctccaataaattcagagcttggcatgcactacggtaagtgtcatgtatagtaccatttacagtcctcaaatactcaaaggatgtcggaccgggtacattcaccaaaagcaggcgtagaaagaagcattcatgttgattggggtgaacggtgtagagtcttcctatcgtggtatctttgaagatggtaggttggccgtcgactgacttaccctgttttcgacgttcaaatactttatttttagtattccacgtgtaatacgaaggcacttcagtatacagcagtttttttgcaaaagaatcatttttgcaaagcgaaaaaaaagctgttaatgttgtatccggtggattcaggactctttgttgcacgttggtttcagtgaaataaacacgttgaccattctgtaaatgtaccgctaagtgaacaacagctggactacgttcatgtatcggaaatgaaagaattcgccaaacagcttcattactgcttatgtatcttccagcctgatattgtacgatttcatcgaaatctttgatttcgggctgcaagccaaaaactgccatgtcactgcctttgttgacgtatttacatatgtatttgattgcctttacggagttacagtattcaacgtttatgtgtgcattaaatgtttttgataataatggggaatatggaacaacccactggttatctacttcgatggtggtaccgttacgcttctttattattgctgttttaccgccatcttcagtagatcttcttctatattgtgggtaaccatcattgccagtaattgtgtttgatactaaaagtcgaggatattgctttgtacaccttcctttggccatgcatggtgaattttcgttcagtgcaccgcaaggtccatgtatcatattttttgcaataatatcatgtaaccccttatcgacatttttatcaggtatttcagcggaaatcacatcatcaatttcgttcgaagtaatttttttatgtagccagattagtatatgtgcgtgtggcaaacctcgtttttgccattccactgagtacatccagcatcgcactgacccaaacacttcaagttttacaatgtagtttatcagtgatttcaacttttgccggaagacacggccGTAAtatcatgcctatgaaccgccgattgtccttgaagtaaaagctgcagtatcttgtcccaagattgattacatgtaaatgtaataaataaatctggacgaccatagagacgaacatacgcaatagcatcttgagcatatttatgcatatgacggggactgccagcatatgacgaaggtaaaattgttaatcttccaacgtttgtggtattaccgtcatttataactgcatctcgcaaatgaatgtattgttcagagcggagcttggtctgattcaggcggatatatagcaaacgttctgattcaattttagcatacatatcaacgacgaattggtgaaacaattcacggcattttaaaatataattttcttcatccttccgaatcattagtctataggaataataatgcattgcactgcatttcttattcatttctttgttagtggctggattcatcaatttaatattaaagtgatagccgtcggctccatcccaaaaaatgataggatattgtagggcatcgtagcatcgatgagtttcagcaattcttaacaactgagcgtttcgcttatgaagaataatatctcgaggtaaaaactgattaccgaccataacgattgccacttcgtcgatagttggagcattgtatctacgcacatgttggccaggaggcgttttgtcagcggaaataacaattttatgcgtatcagtaggcatcaaattgatggctgttttgaacagacgcactaaattattattttcgtggaaaagatgttgcaattgggaaacgattgtcctttcaacgttggaagaaatttcgcaacgtgcattcaattcagaatttctatcactgatgaagtacaattgtaaaaatttatgattctcgcctgagaatggtagaagggaccctgctctatgataaatttgcccttttactttgaaagtagacaaaaattgatctggattttcgatttgggctccaaacgacgtcatttggaaacatgagttgtattttctgatttttgacaaaaaacgcttagattctgacgtagttccagtaaggaaagtcttcaatggctctggtggtgcagccaatagaggaagtttaacttttcctgaggcgcaacacattcccattgtttcaccattgaatttcaaggccttgcaatagggacaaattttagacattgtcccgatttgaacacatctactcaagctataatcatcgactgggttgtacctgaatgccaggcggtaactttcaggttgctctgattcctcggcacgctttcttttattactttctctatcagcagcaagcctgatttcttgctgttcttgtgattcctcggcacgctttcttttcttactttctctatcagcagcaagcctgatttcttgctgttcttgtaattcctcgacacgccttcttttttcactttctcttttagcagcaagtctgcttccgcgttgctctggtagttcctcggcacgctttctgttctttctttctctatcagcctcaagcctgtttccttgctgttctttggattcctcggcacgctttctgttctttctttctctatcagcctcaagcccgtttccttgctgttcttttgattcctcggcacgccttcttttttcactttctcttttagcagcaagtctgctttcgcgttgctctggtagttcctcggcacgctctcttttctgactttctctatcagcagcaagttttttggcatagactctttgagcatcttcatcggcttttgccatggtaagttcatcagtcattgtaaacttaaacattaatagatttctacgtgaacatatgtcttaaatatcttgaatgacgtcaccgtcaaagcaaatatgacgacaactaatttcatgacgtcagtcaacacagtgTCCAGGTCCAGGTCTGTAAttatgtcagtcgacaaatatgacgtcagtcgacaaaaaacttcatgaccgaataatgctcaatcctcagtcgacaaacatgacaaacatgacaatgacgtcagtcgacaaacatgacatcagtcgacacacaaacatgacgtcagtcaacagacatacaacttatttttatatatatagatatagatatagtttctgtttcagtttttctttttttttagttttgcagcttttttagtttttttagcttttttttctttttagttttttacctttttatggcacttggtattaaccacgtgacatatagcaatcgcaaattctgtcggtctgtcggtcaatgttcattctaacattgacagttggaaaaatcttcacgtgccaagaaagctaaagctcaacaatttataataaacctcagaATTTtaggtatctgttttaaggttgtcgaattactttaatctattgtcaagatattttgaaatatttatgcaattcccagtttttacatttttagtttcagttttctttttcttctttatttttcagacgtaaatacatatcgccgaacctttgttttttttaagtaaaatctggtaggcattgataaccttatccaagtcCCAATCATCCAAAGTTAACCCAACCACAATCACCATCgctataattttcagttttgatacgttttgactctcgctgtccaggttgatcttcttctaattgcgcggttttgctttctttagccgcaagccttttggcattaactctttgagcagcttcctcggctgtttcttctgttgtaggatttggtaacattctatctttttcaaagtttttcaatttgtcagtgttcattctaacattgactgttagaaaaaattttacgtgccaagcatgctaacacttaacaatttataataaacctcaatattataaatatctgttataaggttttcgaattactttaatctattgtcaaaatatatagaaatatttatgcaattcccagtttttacatttttagtttcagtttgcttttcagtttagtttcatttttatatatagataagatataatctggcgtaacggacagacaacttatttttatatatatagatatatatatatatatatatatatatatatatatatatatatatatatatatatatatatatatatatatatatagattataatacataataatttttacaaattattactataatattataataatattaaataataataaaaaataagttaaaatagGGATATATCCTTTTACTGGCCATTGAAAGCAATGATAAAATCTCTGAATGCTTCGATTACATTCACATCGATCACCATCAGCAGATAAACTATGTAATACAATCAAACAAGTATATttataaagaacaaaataattacaggtacttgtgtattatcaagaacacactcgagaagtttgTTCTGTTTATCTCAGAAAAATCGGTTTGACTGTCTGCAATCGATTATAATTAGCTCTATctcaatgagaaaaaaaaatatgatgctaGCATAggctattttaattaaatatgtaatatatagAGGAGGTTATGGTAAATTAGGCATTTAACATAATGTCTTCTGAGCGGCCAGCTTtctataattctttgttgtagtttccataattttgtttctaaagtatcatattttcattatattttggtatatttcattatgattaacctagaTTAACTTCTTGATTGCGTTCtggataatacacaagtacctaatTACATATTATCTACtgctctttttatggcacttggtattaaccaagtgacacatagcaatcgcaaattctgtcggtctgtctctctgtcggtcccggttttgctactttaggcacttccaggtaagctaggacgatgaaatttggctggcgtatcagagaccggaacaaattaaattagaaatagtcgttttcccgatttgaccatctgggggggggattggggggcccgttaattcggaaaaatagaaaaaatgaagtatttttaatttacgaacggttgatcagatcttaatgaaatttgatgtttggaaggatatcgcgtctcagagcttttattttaaatcccgaccggatctggtgacactgggggggggagttgggagggggaaacctaaaatcttggaaaacacttagagtggagggatcgagacgaaacttggtgggaaaaataagcgcaagtcctagatacatgattgacataaccggaacggatccgctctctttggggtagttttagggggggggtgttttggaaaaatgaggtatttgtaacttacgaaagggggaccagatcttaatgaaatttgatatttagaaggatcttgtgttttaaagctctaattttaaatcccgaccagatcctgtgacattggggagagttgggggttGGGGAaacggaattcttggaaaacgtgaaaattggggtatttttatctcatgaataggtgatcggatcttaatgaaatttgacatttagaaggaattcatgtctcagagctcttatttcaaatcccgaccagatctttcgacatcggggggagttggagggggaaatcttggaaaacacttggagtggaggaatcgggatgaaggttggtgaatagaataagcaaatgtccttgatgcgtgattgacgtagccgtactggattcgctctctttgggggagttggggggaggcgttcagtgatttggcgagtttggtgcttctggacgtgctaggatgatgaaaattggtaggcgtgtcagggacctgcataaattaacttgataaagtcgttttcccggactcgaccatctggggggctaaagggagaggaaaaagttataaaaaattaggtatttataacttacgagtgggtgatcggatcttaatgaattttgatatttagaaatccatcgtgactcagagctcttattttaaatcctgaccggcattaagcctctgattttccttttaaatcaatctattgattcttagaattttgttagagctcataccatattagctcttggctcttcttgcctcgtcacaagtgccatatgagctcttgttttctaTACAATCACGAAAGCAAGTCTCATTGACTTCCCAGTTTCCGGTTCATTAGCTTGATTTGAATTGTCAGGTGGGCAGAGGTTAAATGCATTGGGAGAAATGAACCTTACTTTATCTGACCGTAGTAAATTACTGTTTTACGCACAGGTTAGATACCAACACAGTAATGAAAACTCGATTCATTTTAGGGACACAGTGCACGGTAGCGATACTAGCGGcaggagacaggaaactggtattggtatctaattggtagcaggaaactggtattgatgcctaagctgtgtatgcaacagaACAAAATTGCGCTCccacctatggtgttgtagtacgatctacgtgTCGGAtagcgggcttggaggaggcaccAAGTTCAGAGTTCTGTACCAAAAACATCTCATGGGCCAGATAGAAGTTTttataactgtattggtatctaagctgtgctttCCCGTAAGTGCATTTGTGATCATAGTGTCATAATTTTTACTgtctaataaattaatttatcccTGCTTGAAGAGTTATTTGTACATCCCGAAAAggcttcaaaagtttttagttcaAAGTTTTTAGTTAGCACAACGTATCATGCCAAAACATGTCAAGCATACTAGCTgaaatacgtaataaaatatttagaaggTTATCAAAACTGCTGCTATTAAATATATTACCTTCTAGAAATGAAATAATCTGGCTGTTACAAGTCTTATCACAGAATAAGCTGGACAGTCCCATACAGCAGTCTATAACCAATGGCGATAATTCACAAAACTGCTGCAGCAGatggacatttttttaaaatagggaGAGGAGAGTGTTTACCTCCCCTTAATCAACGCCACTGATCGTAAAAGTGTTTGCATTCAAGTGGCATAAACATTGTATCATGCAAACACAAGCTGAGCATACTCATTGAAATAAGGAATGAAATACTTAAAAGGTTGCCTATACAGCTAATTTTAGATATATCACCCCCGAGAACTACAAAACACCTTCTCAGAAAAATGTCCCAGATAACTCACAAAGTGGCGGTGCAAAAGTTTTCTCGGTCACAATAACGAATGAGTTTTGGGCCGCTATTTATTTTTCCAGGGAGAAAGACTTCTGACCAATCTTGTTTGGAAAACTCCTTTATTTCTTGAAGACTAGGAAGTTTCTTAACAGAGGTTGATTCCCAAATTTTGACTTATTTGGATTTTGGTTCCATAATGCACATTAACACCCTGATTGCTAGTTAATATGTCTTCATCTCAGGTAGAACTCTCCATAGTTAATAGGTAGAACTAATTTTCACATTATGACCACATTTTGATCATATTCCAAATCAGAATCGAGATTGTTCAATTTACCAAGAGAGATACTACACTAGCACTCCTGGTTGCAGATGAGGTACAATCCATGTCAACTTTTAACATTATTTCTTATTCCTACTTCTGGGAAATCATGCATTTGCCATTCCTCACTCCTGCCCACTAGCTCTGAGAGTGTGTGGCGGGGTCAGATTTAAGGCTTTTGTCTAATTTTCACTATTATTTGGTACATTTTGTCTATTTCAGAAGGCTGAACTACCATGATGATCTaaggcattttttttagttgctacaaaattatgaagtttttagggcagttCCATGTTTTTGTTCGTATTGCCACGTTGAACTTGGAAAATAAATaggcaaaactaattagttgtttttaaatttaaacttcctAAGCTGTTCTGCGCTGTATGTttcttgcttatttttcacccacgttcttgtttttacatttaaacttCCTAAGCTGCTCTGCGCTATATGTTTCTTGCTTATTTTTCATCCACGTTCTTGTCTTTTAAATCTAAACTTCCTAAGCTGTTCTCCGCTGTATGTTTCTAGCTTATTTTTCACCCACgttcttttttagatttggcTTCCACTACTACCAAAATCTAGAACCGCATATAAaggcctttttttattaaacattcaatttcagatttttttttatagtctttTAAGATATTTAGGGTTGTATATGTTTTAATATTGTATAATCTAAACAATCTGTTCCACTGGCCCTGGAACTTTGAGCTTTTTTAATGAGCATAAAACGCCATAATGCAGAGAAAAGGCTGAGAGGCACAAAGAGCTGAAATTTTGACATAcagaaatttcaagaaatacaAATCagaaagacatttttttcggaagtaaataaaaaagctgaATAGACACGAATATAGGAAAAAAGGTTTCTTTAGTAGAGTTGCATAGTAATTGTTGCAAAACACTTGCTTAGAAATGTATCGTAACTTAAGATTTacaatcttatattttttttacgagcATACTAAAAATGTTCCCTTatacaatagaaacaattataCTGGAAAACTTTCAAACCATATGCACTAACGCCTGCCTAATGACAAGGTGTCATGAGGTTAAATCTGTTGTCATTTGAATATCCATTCATTTCATCTGAAGCACCTCTCATagaacgttaaaaaaaaaccctcaaacATTGAGTTTGACGTACCACCTTTCCATAAAAGAATCCATGGACAACTAACAGATGGTGTGCAACTATTCAATCCCCTATAGCCTTTTGTTTAAGAAAATGggttttattaaaagaaataaacacattAACCACAAACCCGAAGTTTATAAACTTGTATGAGCGGACATCACTGTTAATTCACCCATCATCATTAGTCTGATTAGATAAAGAGTGTAGCCTATATTgacttttcatttgtttatggACTTTATGTATGTTTAGGGGAATGGTATTTATTGCACATGAGGCTAAATACTGCCCTTGAGACCATGGCTCCATAAACGTGACCTTCGAAAAATCCTCATAATTTTTGCTTGATAATACTTTCATCCTGCTGGGGCAAAAATTACTGTTTTACAGGCCAAATACTAGAATGTGGCATTTCCTTTGGTTCgatctcgtttttttttttttttttttttttttacttaaaaaggacattaggtCTTAAATGTCCATTTGAGTGAACAATGTCTATTTgctatttttaatttcagttctgTTAGCTTTTAGTATCATGCCTAGGGTTATCCTAGATATAAGGAGGATTACTGTCCCTCAAACCCAactcattaaattaaaatttaatttttacagaaCAATGATTCAAGGAAGAGCACaactagtttatttatttttcgaaataaaGGATATCCTAACGCAATGAACAACCATCTGGGAAATGACAAAGGGGCTTTCGCCCCCTCTGGACCCACCTACTTCATTATTCGTCcaaatacatatttttcatCCCAATGAAGAGAGACAAGAAGTTAAGATCATTGTCGCCTGAATATTCGTTCAATTCAAGTGAAGCACCTTTAATAGAATGTTAGAAAGCATGAGCCTAAAACGCTTTTTCGATTTTTATCTACCTTCCTATAAGacaattaaattagaaatataagttttttccactgaaagtaaggagcaacattaatttttaaataaacggaaattattccttatGTAAAGGGACATGCCCCTCTTCAACTTCTCAACCTTTAGTAAAGTTTTGTAGTAGTtgttttaaaagcttcttattccaatttGATGGCCCTTGCATTTCAAAattcgttcttaaggaattggcaCAAAGTCAAACTTGGTATTAAGAGTGAGAAGCTGAAGAGGGGTAGTTACCCTCGTGTACGGAACAATTTTgactcgttttaaattttaatgttgctccttacttttagttgaaaaaatgattttttaaattaatttctgatcgtttttaaaatcatgccggTAAAACTCCCTCCTCGTCTATGGATAATTGCCCCAAGAACTTTCCTCACCACAAAAATTATCCCCATGGAAAACTCTCCTCTgcaaaatttaagtaaatttcCCAATAATAATACCAAAAGTTAACAATAAATTGCATAGCTTATAGTCCTATCCGCGGAGATTTTGTTACTTGACCTTTTGATTATACttaatcaaatggctatctcgtaATTTTGACTGGATCTCTTTCAGGGATGAAAGGGAGTgaggggagctagttgccctccaatctttttgtcaCATAAATAAggcgctaaaacttttaatttttgtgcaaattggtcCTATCCctatcttctaggaccattagttTGATACAGTCATCCCTGGGAAATAAAGCAACCgaataaacaagcatccatgatctttcttctggcaaaaatacaaaattctacatttttgaagatacttagttaaaacctctacaaaaaggttctctggcatactgaatctgatggtgtgattttcattaagattgcttgGCTTTTGGGGGGTATCTTCTCCACCATCTTTGAAAATTAGGCATATTTTTTCAGGGTTGTAactttttgatgggtaacattaaacttgatgaattctACATATGTGTGATCAGTATAAAAACccaattattttgatgaagTAATTGTAGCCcaaatttcttatttagtttcggttgctattgtgctgagtggctccttacttacaattcgctaccatgaactgtttgatcgatTGGTTAACTACTAGATCGTCTGTAACTATGCAATACCCTATAGACATGATTTTATTGCATACACAATCTATATTAATCTATCATTTTTATGGACGTATCTATGCTTACAGACGAAATGTATACAGTACCACAAACTAGTATGGCCTCTGAGcctttgaaaatattaatgGACTTTT is part of the Artemia franciscana chromosome 1, ASM3288406v1, whole genome shotgun sequence genome and harbors:
- the LOC136042387 gene encoding uncharacterized protein LOC136042387, whose translation is MFKFTMTDELTMAKADEDAQRVYAKKLAADRESQKRERAEELPEQRESRLAAKRESEKRRRAEESKEQQGNGLEADRERKNRKRAEESKEQQGNRLEADRERKNRKRAEELPEQRGSRLAAKRESEKRRRVEELQEQQEIRLAADRESKKRKRAEESQEQQEIRLAADRESNKRKRAEESEQPESYRLAFRYNPVDDYSLSRCVQIGTMSKICPYCKALKFNGETMGMCCASGKVKLPLLAAPPEPLKTFLTGTTSESKRFLSKIRKYNSCFQMTSFGAQIENPDQFLSTFKVKGQIYHRAGSLLPFSGENHKFLQLYFISDRNSELNARCEISSNVERTIVSQLQHLFHENNNLVRLFKTAINLMPTDTHKIVISADKTPPGQHVRRYNAPTIDEVAIVMVGNQFLPRDIILHKRNAQLLRIAETHRCYDALQYPIIFWDGADGYHFNIKLMNPATNKEMNKKCSAMHYYSYRLMIRKDEENYILKCRELFHQFVVDMYAKIESERLLYIRLNQTKLRSEQYIHLRDAVINDGNTTNVGRLTILPSSYAGSPRHMHKYAQDAIAYVRLYGRPDLFITFTCNQSWDKILQLLLQGQSAVHRHDITAVSSGKS